A window of the Candidatus Liberibacter solanacearum CLso-ZC1 genome harbors these coding sequences:
- the tsaE gene encoding tRNA (adenosine(37)-N6)-threonylcarbamoyltransferase complex ATPase subunit type 1 TsaE: MNFSDTHSTIISLPHEKDTILLGHTLAYVLKLGDCLTLSGDLGSGKSFLARSIIRFLSNNNELEVLSPTFTLVQLYEASIPIAHFDFYRLSSHQELFELGFDEILNERLCIIEWPDIGKELLPSQCICIHLEQEKNGRKATILSSKWIISHLNQMINQASQEHNKSSKTN; the protein is encoded by the coding sequence ATGAATTTTTCTGATACACATTCGACCATCATATCCCTTCCTCATGAAAAAGACACCATTCTTCTTGGTCATACTTTAGCCTATGTGCTTAAATTAGGAGATTGTCTCACTCTATCAGGAGATCTCGGCTCAGGAAAAAGTTTTTTAGCTCGCTCTATCATACGTTTTTTATCGAATAATAATGAATTAGAAGTTTTAAGTCCCACTTTTACACTAGTCCAACTCTATGAAGCTAGCATACCAATAGCTCATTTTGATTTCTATCGACTATCTAGTCATCAAGAACTATTTGAATTGGGATTTGATGAGATTTTAAACGAACGACTATGCATCATTGAATGGCCTGATATTGGAAAAGAATTACTACCATCCCAATGCATTTGCATTCACCTTGAACAGGAAAAAAATGGAAGAAAAGCCACTATTTTATCTTCTAAATGGATAATATCTCATCTTAATCAGATGATTAATCAAGCGTCCCAAGAACATAATAAATCATCTAAAACCAATTAA
- a CDS encoding sensor histidine kinase, which translates to MGITAQMTTGIATIDIGNEMGIWAIFSCKMLIFGTIVGMLLATIIPLIMLIKQRNNLAKQVNESYSSFSEICYQLSKYHALLTENNCLIIVWDGKDGTPEIIGQLNRRMDIPLKDTDFLSFENWLKFHHYIQLSKEIKKLREEGQSFDLIAETKNDWAIKIEGRVSGSCAFLRFLTLNGVYSELAETTLECKKISGHMSVFKLLFDSLDFLVWQRNQRGELLWANNSYKKNTEETSPQKEIFDNYKLFEEEVKKRMISSVELEENFCKTVSSIERGKHKSYKIIKVLNSFGEAGIAIDVSKEITANDQLTHTYDILQNLTVAIAIFDQNRYLQFYNQSFMALWQMDPAFLKSNPSNDEFLEFLRSANKLPEQLDWKTWKEKIFSAYKSSGDHKDTWHLPTGQTLHVIVVTNPLGGTIWMFENLTVQVDLETRYNTLVKVQGEAIDHLSEGVAVFGPDGRIQLSNPVFRSLWKVEEEQVSPGTHIRNIASTCSKYYNKSDGWDLFAAIITSFEDERKSLQGTLELLSDAVLEYSVIPLPNAQTMLTFVNVTDSVRAERALTEKNEALHKADEIKNNFVQHVSYELRSPLTNIIGFTDLLKTSKLGGLNPKQSQYVEYISTSSELLLNLVNDILDLATVNAGIMKLNYSEIILSDLLNEVKQSIASKMHENNITLEIVSRKALGSVVADRQRLLQIFAKILSNAADFSSKGSTVLLEADRDATDFVFSVTSNGSNIPEDMRQNVFNGFVSDSHHGQRRGMGLGLSIVKSFLNLHGGSVFISSPHEGTTIFNCRIPSKKME; encoded by the coding sequence GTGGGTATAACTGCACAAATGACGACAGGCATAGCAACAATAGATATTGGAAATGAAATGGGAATTTGGGCAATTTTCTCTTGTAAAATGCTAATCTTCGGGACGATAGTTGGGATGCTTTTAGCAACTATTATTCCCCTTATAATGCTGATTAAACAACGAAATAATCTCGCTAAGCAAGTCAATGAATCATATTCATCCTTTTCTGAAATATGTTACCAGCTATCAAAATACCACGCATTATTAACTGAAAATAATTGTCTCATCATTGTTTGGGACGGAAAAGACGGAACACCTGAAATAATTGGGCAATTAAATCGAAGGATGGATATTCCCCTAAAAGACACAGATTTCCTTTCTTTTGAAAATTGGCTTAAATTTCATCATTACATACAATTATCAAAGGAGATAAAGAAACTCCGCGAAGAAGGTCAAAGCTTTGATTTGATAGCGGAGACTAAAAATGATTGGGCAATTAAAATAGAAGGAAGGGTGTCGGGCAGTTGTGCTTTTCTTCGATTTTTAACTCTTAACGGAGTATATTCGGAATTAGCAGAAACAACTTTGGAATGCAAAAAAATCAGCGGACATATGTCAGTTTTCAAATTATTGTTCGATTCTCTTGATTTTTTAGTATGGCAACGCAATCAAAGAGGAGAGCTTCTTTGGGCAAATAATAGTTATAAAAAAAATACAGAAGAAACATCTCCTCAAAAAGAAATTTTTGATAATTACAAACTATTTGAGGAAGAGGTTAAAAAGCGAATGATTTCTTCTGTTGAATTAGAAGAAAATTTTTGCAAAACTGTCTCTTCAATTGAACGCGGAAAACACAAATCTTATAAAATAATTAAGGTATTAAATTCTTTTGGAGAAGCTGGTATTGCCATTGATGTCTCCAAAGAAATCACCGCAAACGATCAACTCACCCATACATACGATATACTGCAAAATCTAACTGTTGCCATAGCCATATTTGATCAAAATCGCTATTTGCAGTTTTACAATCAATCTTTTATGGCATTATGGCAAATGGACCCTGCCTTTCTAAAATCCAATCCTAGCAATGATGAATTTCTTGAATTTTTACGATCTGCCAACAAGTTGCCGGAACAGCTCGACTGGAAAACCTGGAAAGAAAAAATTTTTTCCGCTTACAAATCTTCCGGAGATCATAAGGATACTTGGCATCTGCCTACTGGACAAACACTTCACGTTATAGTTGTTACCAATCCGCTAGGAGGAACAATTTGGATGTTTGAAAATTTAACAGTCCAAGTGGATCTTGAAACAAGATATAATACTCTCGTGAAAGTACAGGGAGAAGCTATAGATCATTTGTCTGAAGGGGTTGCTGTCTTTGGCCCAGATGGCAGGATCCAGTTATCAAACCCTGTCTTCCGATCTCTTTGGAAGGTAGAAGAGGAACAAGTGTCTCCTGGAACGCATATTAGGAACATTGCGTCTACATGCTCAAAATATTATAATAAATCGGATGGTTGGGATCTATTCGCTGCAATCATCACCAGCTTTGAGGATGAAAGAAAATCCTTACAGGGCACATTAGAGCTTTTATCAGATGCCGTCCTTGAATATTCTGTTATTCCTTTACCAAATGCACAAACTATGTTAACTTTTGTCAATGTAACGGATTCGGTCCGAGCAGAGAGAGCCTTAACAGAAAAGAATGAGGCATTACACAAAGCAGATGAAATAAAAAATAATTTTGTCCAGCATGTATCATATGAGTTGCGCTCCCCTTTGACGAATATCATTGGATTTACCGACTTACTTAAAACATCTAAATTAGGGGGGTTGAATCCTAAACAATCTCAATATGTAGAATATATATCTACTTCATCGGAACTTTTGCTTAATCTGGTTAATGATATTCTTGATCTAGCGACCGTTAATGCCGGTATTATGAAATTGAACTATAGCGAAATTATTCTAAGTGATCTTTTAAATGAAGTAAAACAATCCATTGCCAGTAAGATGCATGAAAACAATATAACGCTAGAAATTGTTTCTAGAAAAGCACTAGGGTCTGTAGTTGCCGATCGACAAAGATTGCTTCAAATTTTTGCAAAGATCCTCAGTAATGCCGCAGATTTTTCTTCCAAAGGATCTACTGTGCTCTTAGAAGCTGATCGCGATGCCACTGATTTTGTTTTTTCTGTCACAAGCAATGGGTCAAACATCCCTGAAGATATGCGTCAAAACGTATTTAATGGATTTGTTTCAGATTCTCATCATGGACAACGTAGAGGGATGGGATTAGGGTTGTCTATAGTTAAAAGTTTTCTCAATCTTCATGGTGGAAGTGTCTTTATTAGTAGTCCTCATGAAGGAACAACTATATTTAATTGTCGAATTCCTTCGAAGAAAATGGAATAA
- a CDS encoding phosphoenolpyruvate carboxykinase (ATP) has protein sequence MEKFNLEGSSCVYYNFSTSRLYEESIRREKTILTCHGALRALTGQHTGRSSLDKFIVRDDSTEEGVCWESNKGISPANFSVLKADMLDYIKGKELFEQDLVACPHTKNALSVRIVTQYAWHSLFARNLLKHREELSSIPNTINLQVIVLPDFSADPIRHACRSETIIAIDLSAGLILIGGTSYAGEIKKSIFTYLNYTFPERGIMPMHCSINTGKEGDVALFFGLSGTGKTTLSASSDRVLIGDDEHGWNEEGVFNFESGCYAKSINLSKEMEPEIFSASCRFGTVFENVTVNEHGVPDFKDASYTENTRAAYPLHFVPNYAQKSIGGHPKNAIMLAADAFGVLPPIAYLNPEQAVYYFLSGYTAKVAGTEKGVLKPEATFSACFGAPFMPRDPMQYGKILKDYIIKYQVDCWLVNTGWTAGPYGEGYRMPIDVTRSLLDAIFDHSIKNVAYRVDENFGFSVPIEVKGVDRKILNPRDSWDNGEAYDHKMKELLSMFKHNFAKFDEGAIGY, from the coding sequence ATGGAGAAATTTAATTTGGAAGGCTCTTCCTGTGTGTATTATAATTTTAGCACAAGCAGGTTGTATGAAGAATCTATCCGTCGGGAAAAAACAATCCTCACTTGTCATGGGGCATTGAGAGCGTTAACAGGGCAGCATACAGGGCGTTCCTCGCTTGATAAATTCATTGTACGTGATGATAGTACCGAGGAGGGAGTTTGCTGGGAAAGCAACAAGGGTATTTCTCCCGCTAATTTTTCTGTGCTGAAAGCGGATATGCTAGATTATATTAAGGGAAAAGAATTATTTGAACAAGACCTAGTAGCTTGCCCTCATACAAAAAATGCGTTGTCTGTACGTATTGTGACGCAATATGCATGGCATTCTTTATTCGCTCGCAACTTGTTAAAACATAGAGAAGAGCTTAGCTCTATTCCCAATACAATCAATTTACAAGTCATAGTATTGCCAGATTTTTCTGCTGATCCAATTCGGCATGCATGTCGCTCAGAAACAATAATAGCGATTGATTTGAGTGCGGGATTAATATTAATAGGTGGCACTTCTTATGCTGGAGAAATAAAAAAATCAATATTTACCTATCTTAATTATACTTTTCCAGAACGTGGGATTATGCCAATGCATTGTTCTATCAATACGGGGAAAGAAGGGGATGTTGCGTTGTTTTTTGGCCTTTCTGGCACAGGAAAAACAACTTTATCAGCGAGTTCTGACAGAGTTCTTATAGGAGACGATGAACACGGCTGGAATGAAGAGGGTGTATTTAATTTTGAAAGTGGTTGCTATGCAAAATCCATTAATCTTTCAAAAGAAATGGAACCAGAGATTTTTTCTGCATCTTGTCGTTTTGGAACGGTTTTTGAGAATGTAACTGTCAATGAGCATGGTGTTCCTGATTTTAAAGACGCCTCTTATACAGAAAATACTCGTGCGGCTTATCCTCTTCATTTTGTTCCTAATTATGCCCAAAAATCTATAGGGGGGCATCCCAAAAATGCAATTATGCTTGCGGCTGATGCATTTGGAGTATTGCCTCCAATTGCATATTTGAATCCTGAGCAGGCTGTATATTATTTTCTTTCTGGTTATACTGCGAAAGTGGCGGGGACAGAAAAAGGGGTTTTGAAACCAGAGGCAACCTTTTCTGCGTGTTTTGGAGCTCCGTTTATGCCGAGAGATCCTATGCAGTATGGAAAAATTCTTAAGGATTATATTATCAAATATCAGGTTGATTGTTGGCTTGTTAATACCGGATGGACAGCTGGTCCATATGGAGAGGGTTATCGTATGCCAATAGACGTGACGCGTTCTTTATTGGATGCGATTTTTGATCATTCCATTAAAAATGTTGCATATCGTGTTGATGAGAATTTTGGTTTTTCTGTTCCGATAGAAGTTAAAGGGGTGGATAGAAAAATTCTAAACCCTAGAGATTCTTGGGATAATGGCGAGGCATATGATCATAAAATGAAAGAATTATTATCAATGTTCAAGCATAATTTTGCTAAGTTTGATGAAGGTGCTATAGGTTATTGA
- the coaA gene encoding type I pantothenate kinase, whose product MHNSSPYHFFTSDEWKAHSKTLLTPTKEKITGLCSFNKMIDVDEVCKIYLSLSNLLLINIESTKITCHQYNKFLNLKEDIKIPFVIGITGSVAVGKSTIARILDVLLQHQSTNLKIALITTDGFLFPNAILTKKNLMHRKGFPESYDVGKFLTFLSDIKSGEKEVFTPCYSHSKYDILEGKFDKITQPDVLIVEGINVLQHHPLSENKKITSIASDFLDFSIYIDADKDFIRQWYIERFIKLRETALHDPNSYFHRFAKISKDQSQKIAEKIWEEVNLPNLEQNILPTRRRANLVLNKGKNHFVKTVEIRKL is encoded by the coding sequence ATGCATAATTCTTCTCCCTATCATTTTTTTACATCCGACGAATGGAAAGCTCACTCTAAAACCTTGCTCACCCCAACAAAAGAAAAGATTACTGGATTGTGTTCTTTTAATAAGATGATCGATGTAGATGAGGTTTGTAAAATATATTTATCCTTATCAAATCTGCTACTGATAAACATAGAGTCTACCAAAATAACCTGTCATCAATACAATAAATTTTTAAACCTTAAAGAAGATATCAAAATACCTTTTGTTATCGGAATAACAGGATCTGTTGCTGTAGGAAAATCTACTATTGCTCGTATTTTAGATGTATTATTACAACATCAATCTACCAATTTAAAAATAGCTCTTATTACGACGGATGGATTCCTTTTTCCTAATGCCATTCTTACAAAAAAGAACCTTATGCATCGCAAAGGATTTCCTGAAAGCTATGATGTAGGTAAATTCTTAACATTTCTTTCTGATATAAAATCCGGGGAAAAAGAAGTTTTTACACCATGTTATTCACATTCGAAATATGACATATTAGAGGGAAAATTTGATAAAATAACCCAACCTGATGTACTTATTGTTGAAGGAATTAATGTCCTGCAACATCATCCTTTATCGGAAAATAAAAAGATCACATCTATAGCTTCAGATTTCTTGGACTTTTCAATTTACATAGACGCTGACAAAGATTTTATTCGCCAATGGTATATAGAGCGCTTTATAAAATTACGGGAAACAGCCTTACATGATCCTAATTCTTATTTCCATCGTTTTGCAAAAATAAGTAAAGATCAATCTCAAAAAATAGCAGAAAAAATATGGGAAGAGGTAAACCTACCTAATTTAGAACAAAATATTTTACCAACACGCAGACGTGCAAATCTTGTTCTAAACAAGGGGAAAAATCACTTCGTAAAAACCGTAGAAATAAGAAAGCTATAA
- the hslV gene encoding ATP-dependent protease subunit HslV gives MSAIVEGNSFVKMHATTILTVRKGGIVVIASDGQVSVGNTVMKGNARKVRRLGKGNIIAGFAGSSADAFTLVEKLEKKLEQYPGQLLRASVELTKDWRADKYLRNLEAMILVADKTVTLVITGAGDVLEPEHGVMAIGSGGSYALAAARALMNTQKSAEEIAREAMSIAADICVYTNHEIILETLEVEV, from the coding sequence ATGAGCGCAATAGTTGAGGGTAATTCTTTCGTTAAAATGCACGCTACGACAATTTTAACGGTACGTAAAGGTGGGATTGTCGTGATTGCCAGTGATGGACAGGTAAGTGTTGGAAACACTGTTATGAAAGGTAACGCTCGTAAGGTACGTCGTTTAGGTAAGGGTAATATCATAGCTGGTTTTGCAGGTTCTTCTGCGGATGCGTTTACTCTTGTGGAAAAATTGGAAAAAAAACTAGAACAATATCCAGGACAACTCTTACGCGCTTCTGTTGAATTAACCAAAGATTGGCGTGCGGATAAATATTTACGTAATCTTGAGGCGATGATTCTTGTGGCTGATAAAACGGTAACATTGGTCATTACAGGGGCAGGAGATGTTCTTGAGCCAGAACATGGAGTTATGGCAATCGGTTCAGGGGGCTCTTATGCTCTTGCTGCAGCTCGTGCTTTGATGAACACTCAGAAAAGTGCCGAGGAAATTGCTCGTGAAGCTATGTCTATTGCGGCTGATATTTGTGTTTATACTAATCATGAAATTATATTAGAAACGTTAGAAGTGGAGGTTTAA
- the hslU gene encoding ATP-dependent protease ATPase subunit HslU: protein MMLTFNFSPREIVAELDRYIVGQLDAKRAVAIALRNRWRRQQLSENLRDEVMPKNILLVGPTGVGKTAISRRLAKLAGAPFIKVEVTKFTEIGYVGRNVEQIIRDLVDVAVNLVRENRRDEVREKASLNAEERILDALVGKTATSTTRELFRQKFRDGEVSDKEIDIEVADTSPDISSFDIPGAGANVGVLNLSELFSKVMGGVRKKKIRMSVQKCYPELVRDESDQLIDIDTVHRESIQMVEHYGIVFLDEIDKIVARESGDGAGVSREGVQRDLLPLVEGSSVSTKYGTVNTQHILFIASGAFHVSRPSDLLPEMQGRFPVRVHLKPLSRDDFRLILTDTESNLIVQYKELMKTEGVTLDFTEDSIDALSDVAVNLNSVVGDIGARRLQTVMERVLEDISFSASELQEKTVVIDAEYVRLHMGDFSSESDISRYIL, encoded by the coding sequence ATGATGCTCACATTTAATTTTTCTCCTCGTGAAATTGTTGCTGAGCTTGATCGCTATATTGTTGGTCAATTGGATGCCAAACGTGCTGTTGCTATAGCATTAAGAAATCGTTGGCGCCGACAACAATTATCAGAGAATCTGCGTGATGAAGTCATGCCTAAAAATATATTGCTTGTTGGTCCTACTGGGGTTGGAAAAACAGCAATTTCTCGTCGCTTGGCAAAATTAGCAGGAGCTCCTTTTATTAAGGTTGAAGTTACTAAGTTTACTGAGATTGGATATGTTGGGCGTAATGTTGAACAAATTATACGTGATTTAGTGGATGTTGCAGTAAATCTTGTTCGTGAAAATAGACGTGATGAAGTGCGGGAAAAAGCCAGCCTCAATGCAGAAGAGAGAATATTAGATGCTCTTGTTGGGAAAACCGCTACATCAACTACACGAGAGCTTTTTCGTCAGAAGTTTCGTGACGGTGAGGTATCTGATAAGGAAATAGATATAGAAGTAGCGGATACATCTCCTGATATTTCAAGCTTTGATATTCCGGGAGCGGGAGCTAATGTTGGGGTTTTAAACCTTTCAGAATTATTTTCCAAGGTTATGGGAGGGGTGCGTAAGAAGAAGATACGTATGTCTGTTCAAAAATGTTATCCTGAACTTGTGCGCGATGAATCCGATCAATTGATTGACATTGATACAGTTCACAGAGAAAGCATTCAGATGGTTGAGCATTATGGAATAGTTTTTTTGGATGAAATTGATAAAATAGTTGCGCGCGAATCAGGGGATGGAGCGGGGGTTTCTCGTGAAGGAGTGCAGCGTGATCTTTTACCATTGGTGGAGGGATCCTCTGTCTCGACGAAATATGGGACCGTGAATACTCAGCATATTCTTTTTATTGCATCGGGTGCTTTTCATGTTTCTAGGCCTTCTGATCTTTTGCCCGAAATGCAAGGAAGGTTTCCAGTTCGTGTCCATTTAAAACCCTTGAGTAGAGATGATTTTCGCTTGATTTTAACAGACACAGAATCAAATCTTATAGTGCAGTATAAGGAACTGATGAAAACGGAAGGTGTTACTTTAGATTTTACGGAAGATTCAATAGATGCGCTTTCTGATGTGGCGGTTAATTTGAATAGTGTTGTTGGTGATATAGGGGCTCGTCGTTTACAGACAGTGATGGAACGTGTTTTGGAGGATATATCTTTTTCTGCTTCGGAACTTCAAGAAAAAACTGTTGTGATTGATGCTGAGTACGTGCGTCTACATATGGGGGATTTTTCTTCAGAATCCGATATATCTCGTTATATCCTGTAA
- a CDS encoding beta-ketoacyl-ACP synthase III — protein sequence MKSSSCILGFGHSVPSQCIHNSIIERHLNLKSGIIEKKTGIKYRYWAGKNETLTDIAIQAGDIALRNANINKDSIALTLLATSTPDHLLPPSSPVVTHRLGLLKSGAIDLTGACSGFLYALVLADSYINLHQKPVLIIAANLLSRHVNLEDKDTAIIFGDAAGAIVLAPSSLKYTSGILGTELMSDGSKYDLIKIPAGGSTVPTEKNSNPNDFFIRVTDGSDVFYNAVKIMTESALEALKRAHLKPEDIDRFIPHQANTRILQKVCEKIGISKKTMVNSLSNFGNSSAATIPLSLSLENKRKPFQAGEKILLSAVGAGMTGGSVVFMI from the coding sequence ATGAAAAGTTCTAGTTGTATTCTTGGATTCGGACATTCTGTTCCTAGCCAATGCATTCACAATTCGATAATTGAAAGACACCTAAATCTTAAATCTGGAATTATAGAAAAAAAAACTGGTATTAAATATCGATATTGGGCAGGAAAAAACGAAACGCTAACTGATATTGCAATACAAGCAGGAGATATAGCCTTACGCAACGCTAATATTAACAAGGATAGCATTGCTTTAACACTTCTTGCCACTTCAACTCCTGATCACTTATTACCACCATCATCTCCTGTAGTTACCCATCGCCTTGGACTTTTAAAATCCGGAGCTATTGATCTTACAGGAGCGTGTTCAGGTTTTCTTTACGCCCTTGTACTCGCTGATAGTTATATAAATTTACACCAAAAACCTGTTCTGATTATTGCAGCTAACCTCCTCAGTCGACATGTTAACTTAGAAGATAAAGATACAGCTATTATTTTTGGTGATGCTGCCGGAGCTATTGTACTTGCACCATCATCTTTGAAATATACAAGCGGTATTCTTGGAACTGAACTTATGTCAGATGGTAGTAAATATGATCTTATTAAAATTCCAGCAGGGGGTAGTACCGTTCCTACTGAAAAAAACTCGAATCCTAATGATTTTTTTATCCGTGTTACTGATGGATCAGATGTCTTCTATAATGCAGTTAAAATAATGACAGAATCTGCCCTAGAAGCATTAAAAAGAGCTCATCTAAAACCTGAAGACATTGACCGTTTTATCCCTCATCAAGCTAATACTCGAATTCTTCAAAAAGTTTGCGAAAAGATCGGTATTTCTAAAAAAACAATGGTGAACTCTCTAAGTAATTTTGGAAATTCTTCAGCAGCCACTATTCCTCTTTCGTTGTCTTTAGAAAACAAAAGGAAACCATTTCAGGCAGGAGAAAAAATCTTACTATCAGCTGTCGGTGCAGGAATGACTGGTGGATCTGTTGTTTTTATGATCTAA
- a CDS encoding adenosylmethionine--8-amino-7-oxononanoate transaminase, producing MNNSNYKFPIWHPFVQHFFNPTFNKIIKTQGTYLIDEDHNKIIDAISSWWVITHGHCYPKIMRAIRSASKNYDQIIFAEYTHEPAEKLAKSLIKIVPPGLQYVFFSDSGSTSVEVALKMALGFFYNNNIERHKIVVMEHGYHGDTIGAMSVGMRGAFNNPYQPLLFDVEKIPFPYPHSEQETIDCLEQHCRTKKIAALLIEPLILGAGGMKTYRPYLLKEFIRITKKYDTLLIADEVMTGWGRTGELFACNHANITPDILCLSKGITGGALPLAATLCSEEIFDSHVSSDPRKTFFHSSSYTANPIACAAALANLKIWQKEPVMERIKNLEKMHADKLLLFQSNKKFINIRQIGTIVALDLNVQNKGYFFKKNAELKKFFREKNILIRPLGNVIYLMPPYCITSSDIDHIYNTINETVDFLEL from the coding sequence ATGAATAATTCAAACTATAAGTTTCCGATATGGCATCCTTTTGTTCAACATTTTTTCAATCCTACTTTTAACAAGATTATTAAGACACAAGGAACTTATCTTATTGATGAAGATCACAATAAGATTATCGATGCAATTTCTTCTTGGTGGGTTATTACGCATGGGCATTGTTATCCAAAAATCATGCGTGCCATACGATCTGCATCTAAAAATTATGATCAAATAATTTTCGCTGAATATACCCATGAACCCGCTGAAAAACTTGCAAAATCACTGATTAAAATTGTACCCCCAGGGTTACAATATGTTTTTTTCTCTGATAGTGGTTCTACTTCCGTAGAAGTAGCACTCAAAATGGCGCTAGGTTTTTTTTATAATAATAATATAGAACGTCATAAAATCGTTGTCATGGAACATGGATATCATGGTGATACAATCGGAGCTATGTCAGTTGGAATGCGTGGAGCATTTAATAATCCTTATCAACCTCTATTATTTGATGTAGAAAAAATTCCGTTTCCATATCCTCATTCAGAACAAGAAACTATTGATTGTCTTGAACAACACTGTCGCACCAAAAAGATTGCTGCTTTACTGATAGAACCACTAATACTTGGTGCAGGAGGTATGAAAACCTATCGTCCATATCTTCTAAAAGAATTTATACGGATAACAAAAAAATATGATACCCTTCTCATTGCAGATGAAGTGATGACTGGATGGGGAAGAACGGGCGAACTTTTTGCTTGTAATCATGCAAATATTACCCCAGACATACTTTGTTTATCTAAGGGAATAACAGGAGGTGCATTACCACTAGCGGCTACACTGTGCTCTGAAGAAATTTTTGATTCTCATGTATCTTCTGACCCTAGAAAAACATTTTTTCATTCTAGTTCTTATACTGCTAATCCTATTGCTTGTGCAGCAGCACTTGCTAATCTTAAAATATGGCAAAAAGAACCAGTAATGGAACGCATTAAAAATTTAGAAAAAATGCATGCTGATAAGTTGCTTTTATTCCAATCAAATAAAAAATTTATTAATATCAGACAAATAGGAACAATTGTAGCGCTTGATTTAAATGTTCAAAATAAAGGTTATTTTTTTAAAAAAAATGCAGAATTAAAAAAATTTTTCCGCGAAAAAAATATTCTTATCCGCCCTTTAGGGAATGTAATATACCTCATGCCTCCTTACTGTATAACATCAAGTGATATTGATCATATATATAATACAATTAATGAAACTGTTGATTTTTTGGAGTTATAG
- the bioD gene encoding dethiobiotin synthase yields the protein MNLRLVVTGTDTSVGKTIFSSALVHALNAYYWKPIQAGMKEKTDSEIVQEMGRVPQSHIIPEKWKLKTPASPHLSAEIDGVIIDPKTIDPPQLNHPIIIEGAGGLLVPLTTKYLFIDLIERWKFPTILCARTSLGTINHTLLSLEALRHRNIKVLGVAFIGDSMPKVEKTITKIGQIPCLGRMPKIDPMDPDILHQNFHKNFAQSLLKKNVYE from the coding sequence ATGAATTTACGTTTAGTCGTTACCGGAACAGATACATCCGTTGGAAAAACAATTTTTTCATCTGCGCTAGTACATGCATTGAATGCATACTATTGGAAACCAATCCAAGCCGGAATGAAGGAAAAAACAGATAGTGAAATTGTCCAAGAAATGGGACGTGTTCCACAAAGTCATATTATTCCAGAAAAATGGAAACTCAAAACACCCGCATCTCCACATTTATCCGCCGAAATAGATGGAGTTATAATTGATCCTAAAACAATTGATCCACCTCAATTAAACCATCCTATCATCATTGAAGGAGCCGGTGGTCTTCTTGTTCCTCTCACCACTAAATATCTATTTATAGATTTGATTGAACGGTGGAAATTTCCAACTATCTTGTGTGCACGCACATCACTTGGCACAATCAATCACACTCTACTTTCCTTAGAAGCCTTACGTCATCGTAATATAAAAGTTCTTGGAGTTGCTTTTATTGGAGATTCAATGCCAAAAGTAGAAAAAACTATTACAAAAATTGGACAAATTCCATGTCTTGGAAGGATGCCTAAAATTGATCCTATGGATCCTGATATACTTCATCAGAATTTTCACAAAAATTTTGCACAATCACTATTAAAGAAAAATGTTTATGAATAA